From Anopheles arabiensis isolate DONGOLA chromosome 3, AaraD3, whole genome shotgun sequence, a single genomic window includes:
- the LOC120900192 gene encoding protein Fe65 homolog isoform X2: MLSGDILIRQPLSVALLPPPSLIEFCKIMAAIATLANQQNIDDDDIFLENGLLSYENPNYHMDPQRMERNSHLYEEIISELQQQGTLRPIAGVQNGSQMIGNNRKGYGMLDLGTMGVELKGGADESSPKEKKTLLSDTSPNESKTQKDQEPEHGEKTQEIQHIPGTLNSDDLYALPNKRKQTEVGEVPPEEDDADDDEPDGDGARDGEEKGKREDIDAIEDKDKTNDLPPGWEKHEDNGGAYYWHIKSGTIQREPPVWPKDASSRELKTPSIPIPRSIQNSSFTQALNNLYGNPKEGNGASGNSKSALYDSMTSSVTRSSTSSALDQEDERRRREDVALKRRSFPLKSDTDRPIRFAVRSLGWVEIAEEDLTPERSSKAVNKCIVDLSLGRNDMLDVVGRWGDGKDLFMDLDEGALKLIDPENLTILNSQPIHTIRVWGVGRDNGRDFAYVARDRLTRIHMCHVFRCETAARTIANTLRDICKRIMIERSLQLDANGSNMNSTRCAIRPTDLPTENRRWIRHPQSFPTPMEEPKKVLRAQYVGCVEVNQPTGMEVLNDAIDKLTSCTLPENWDSVNVAVAPSMISVNSSDPDGRLLSECRVRYLSFLGIGKNVQQCAFIMHTAQDKFVAHVFYCEPTSGPLCKTIEAACKLRYQKCLDAHPEGSGRYSADSQTPGKGIGATLKNLMSSFSLKKDKVSS; this comes from the exons ATGTTGTCAGGTGATATTTTGATCCGTCAACCTTTGAGTGTGGCCTTGCTGCCGCCACCCTCATTAATAGagttttgtaaaattatgGCGGCAATTGCAACGCTTGCCAATCAGCAAAATATCGACGATGATGACATTTTCCTAG AAAATGGTCTTTTGAGTTACGAAAACCCCAACTATCATATGGATCCTCAGCGAATGGAACGCAATTCTCATCTGTACGAGGAAATCATTTCTGAATTGCAGCAGCAGGGTACACTACGACCGATTGCGGGCGTACAGAATGGTTCGCAAATGATCGGCAACAACCGCAAGGGTTACGGAATGCTTGACCTTGGCACAATGGGCGTAGAGCTGAAGGGCGGTGCAGACGAAAG TTCCccgaaggaaaagaaaacgttGCTTAGCGACACGTCTCCGAACGAGTCGAAAACGCAGAAAGATCAGGAACCGGAGCATGGCGAAAAAACGCAAGAGATTCAACACATTCCCGGCACGCTCAATTCGGACGACCTGTACGCGTTGCCGAACAAGCGGAAACAGACCGAGGTAGGGGAAGTGCCACCGGAAGAGGACGACGCTGACGACGACGAGCCGGACGGAGACGGTGCGAGGGATGGCGAGGAGAAAGGAAAGCGGGAAGATATCGACGCAATCGAAGACAaggacaaaacaaacgatctACCACCGGGCTGGGAGAAACACGAGG ACAATGGAGGTGCTTACTACTGGCATATCAAATCTGGCACCATCCAGCGCGAACCGCCTGTGTGGCCAAAGGACGCTAGCAGTCGTGAATTGAAGACACCCAGCATTCCCATACCGCGAAGTATACAGAATTCCTCCTTCACCCAGGCCTTGAACAATCTGTACGGCAATCCGAAGGAAGGCAATGGCGCTAGTGGCAACAGCAAATCCGCCCTCTACGACAGTATGACGTCCTCCGTCACCAGAAGTAGCACCAGCTCGGCATTGGATCAGGAAGACGAGCGACGCCGCCGGGAGGATGTGGCGTTGAA GCGACGAAGCTTCCCTCTCAAATCTGATACAGATCGACCAATTCGGTTTGCGGTGCGTTCGCTTGGTTGGGTCGAGATTGCGGAAGAAGATTTAACACCGGAACGCTCATCCAAAGCCGTTAATAAATGCATCGTTGATCTGTCCTTAGGGCGCAACGATATGCTCGACGTAGTGGGGCGCTGGGGTGAT GGTAAAGATTTGTTCATGGACCTTGACGAAGGCGCACTGAAGTTGATAGATCCGGAAAATTTGACAATATTAAACTCACAGCCAATTCACACGATACGCGTATGGGGTGTCGGACGTGATAATGGCCG GGATTTTGCGTATGTTGCGCGTGATCGTCTCACCAGAATACACATGTGTCACGTGTTTCGCTGTGAAACTGCTGCCAGGACGATTGCAAATACGCTCAG AGATATTTGTAAGCGAATAATGATCGAACGTTCCCTCCAACTCGATGCAAATGGATCCAACATGAACAGCACACGGTGCGCTATACGTCCCACGGATCTACCGACTGAAAACCGACGCTGGATACGACACC CACAATCATTCCCTACTCCAATGGAAGAACCGAAGAAAGTATTACGGGCACAGTACGTTGGCTGTGTGGAAGTAAACCAACCGACCGGAATGGAGGTGCTGAATGATGCCATCGATAAACTGACTTCCTGCACGCTACCAGAAAACTGGGACTCTGTAAATGTCGCAGTAGCTCCTAGTATGATTAGCGTCAACTCTTCG GATCCTGATGGACGCTTGCTTAGCGAATGTCGTGTACGGTACTTAAGCTTCTTGGGTATTGGTAAAAATGTGCAGCAGTGCGCATTCATCATGCACACTGCACAGGATAAGTTTGTAGCACATGTATTTTACTGTGAACCAACAAGCGGACCACTTTGCAAAACGATAGAAGCCGCTTGTAAG TTGCGTTACCAAAAATGTTTGGATGCTCACCCTGAAGGCAGCGGCCGTTACTCAGCCGATTCGCAAACGCCAGGAAAGGGAATTGGTGCGACTTTAAAAAACTTGATGAGCTCGTTCTCGCTTAAAAAGGATAAGGTCAGTTCCTGA
- the LOC120900192 gene encoding protein Fe65 homolog isoform X1: MLSGDILIRQPLSVALLPPPSLIEFCKIMAAIATLANQQNIDDDDIFLENGLLSYENPNYHMDPQRMERNSHLYEEIISELQQQGTLRPIAGVQNGSQMIGNNRKGYGMLDLGTMGVELKGGADESSPKEKKTLLSDTSPNESKTQKDQEPEHGEKTQEIQHIPGTLNSDDLYALPNKRKQTEVGEVPPEEDDADDDEPDGDGARDGEEKGKREDIDAIEDKDKTNDLPPGWEKHEDNGGAYYWHIKSGTIQREPPVWPKDASSRELKTPSIPIPRSIQNSSFTQALNNLYGNPKEGNGASGNSKSALYDSMTSSVTRSSTSSALDQEDERRRREDVALKRRSFPLKSDTDRPIRFAVRSLGWVEIAEEDLTPERSSKAVNKCIVDLSLGRNDMLDVVGRWGDGKDLFMDLDEGALKLIDPENLTILNSQPIHTIRVWGVGRDNGRERDFAYVARDRLTRIHMCHVFRCETAARTIANTLRDICKRIMIERSLQLDANGSNMNSTRCAIRPTDLPTENRRWIRHPQSFPTPMEEPKKVLRAQYVGCVEVNQPTGMEVLNDAIDKLTSCTLPENWDSVNVAVAPSMISVNSSDPDGRLLSECRVRYLSFLGIGKNVQQCAFIMHTAQDKFVAHVFYCEPTSGPLCKTIEAACKLRYQKCLDAHPEGSGRYSADSQTPGKGIGATLKNLMSSFSLKKDKVSS, encoded by the exons ATGTTGTCAGGTGATATTTTGATCCGTCAACCTTTGAGTGTGGCCTTGCTGCCGCCACCCTCATTAATAGagttttgtaaaattatgGCGGCAATTGCAACGCTTGCCAATCAGCAAAATATCGACGATGATGACATTTTCCTAG AAAATGGTCTTTTGAGTTACGAAAACCCCAACTATCATATGGATCCTCAGCGAATGGAACGCAATTCTCATCTGTACGAGGAAATCATTTCTGAATTGCAGCAGCAGGGTACACTACGACCGATTGCGGGCGTACAGAATGGTTCGCAAATGATCGGCAACAACCGCAAGGGTTACGGAATGCTTGACCTTGGCACAATGGGCGTAGAGCTGAAGGGCGGTGCAGACGAAAG TTCCccgaaggaaaagaaaacgttGCTTAGCGACACGTCTCCGAACGAGTCGAAAACGCAGAAAGATCAGGAACCGGAGCATGGCGAAAAAACGCAAGAGATTCAACACATTCCCGGCACGCTCAATTCGGACGACCTGTACGCGTTGCCGAACAAGCGGAAACAGACCGAGGTAGGGGAAGTGCCACCGGAAGAGGACGACGCTGACGACGACGAGCCGGACGGAGACGGTGCGAGGGATGGCGAGGAGAAAGGAAAGCGGGAAGATATCGACGCAATCGAAGACAaggacaaaacaaacgatctACCACCGGGCTGGGAGAAACACGAGG ACAATGGAGGTGCTTACTACTGGCATATCAAATCTGGCACCATCCAGCGCGAACCGCCTGTGTGGCCAAAGGACGCTAGCAGTCGTGAATTGAAGACACCCAGCATTCCCATACCGCGAAGTATACAGAATTCCTCCTTCACCCAGGCCTTGAACAATCTGTACGGCAATCCGAAGGAAGGCAATGGCGCTAGTGGCAACAGCAAATCCGCCCTCTACGACAGTATGACGTCCTCCGTCACCAGAAGTAGCACCAGCTCGGCATTGGATCAGGAAGACGAGCGACGCCGCCGGGAGGATGTGGCGTTGAA GCGACGAAGCTTCCCTCTCAAATCTGATACAGATCGACCAATTCGGTTTGCGGTGCGTTCGCTTGGTTGGGTCGAGATTGCGGAAGAAGATTTAACACCGGAACGCTCATCCAAAGCCGTTAATAAATGCATCGTTGATCTGTCCTTAGGGCGCAACGATATGCTCGACGTAGTGGGGCGCTGGGGTGAT GGTAAAGATTTGTTCATGGACCTTGACGAAGGCGCACTGAAGTTGATAGATCCGGAAAATTTGACAATATTAAACTCACAGCCAATTCACACGATACGCGTATGGGGTGTCGGACGTGATAATGGCCG TGAAAG GGATTTTGCGTATGTTGCGCGTGATCGTCTCACCAGAATACACATGTGTCACGTGTTTCGCTGTGAAACTGCTGCCAGGACGATTGCAAATACGCTCAG AGATATTTGTAAGCGAATAATGATCGAACGTTCCCTCCAACTCGATGCAAATGGATCCAACATGAACAGCACACGGTGCGCTATACGTCCCACGGATCTACCGACTGAAAACCGACGCTGGATACGACACC CACAATCATTCCCTACTCCAATGGAAGAACCGAAGAAAGTATTACGGGCACAGTACGTTGGCTGTGTGGAAGTAAACCAACCGACCGGAATGGAGGTGCTGAATGATGCCATCGATAAACTGACTTCCTGCACGCTACCAGAAAACTGGGACTCTGTAAATGTCGCAGTAGCTCCTAGTATGATTAGCGTCAACTCTTCG GATCCTGATGGACGCTTGCTTAGCGAATGTCGTGTACGGTACTTAAGCTTCTTGGGTATTGGTAAAAATGTGCAGCAGTGCGCATTCATCATGCACACTGCACAGGATAAGTTTGTAGCACATGTATTTTACTGTGAACCAACAAGCGGACCACTTTGCAAAACGATAGAAGCCGCTTGTAAG TTGCGTTACCAAAAATGTTTGGATGCTCACCCTGAAGGCAGCGGCCGTTACTCAGCCGATTCGCAAACGCCAGGAAAGGGAATTGGTGCGACTTTAAAAAACTTGATGAGCTCGTTCTCGCTTAAAAAGGATAAGGTCAGTTCCTGA
- the LOC120900192 gene encoding protein Fe65 homolog isoform X3, with protein MVTMGLKGTNIFIENGLLSYENPNYHMDPQRMERNSHLYEEIISELQQQGTLRPIAGVQNGSQMIGNNRKGYGMLDLGTMGVELKGGADESSPKEKKTLLSDTSPNESKTQKDQEPEHGEKTQEIQHIPGTLNSDDLYALPNKRKQTEVGEVPPEEDDADDDEPDGDGARDGEEKGKREDIDAIEDKDKTNDLPPGWEKHEDNGGAYYWHIKSGTIQREPPVWPKDASSRELKTPSIPIPRSIQNSSFTQALNNLYGNPKEGNGASGNSKSALYDSMTSSVTRSSTSSALDQEDERRRREDVALKRRSFPLKSDTDRPIRFAVRSLGWVEIAEEDLTPERSSKAVNKCIVDLSLGRNDMLDVVGRWGDGKDLFMDLDEGALKLIDPENLTILNSQPIHTIRVWGVGRDNGRERDFAYVARDRLTRIHMCHVFRCETAARTIANTLRDICKRIMIERSLQLDANGSNMNSTRCAIRPTDLPTENRRWIRHPQSFPTPMEEPKKVLRAQYVGCVEVNQPTGMEVLNDAIDKLTSCTLPENWDSVNVAVAPSMISVNSSDPDGRLLSECRVRYLSFLGIGKNVQQCAFIMHTAQDKFVAHVFYCEPTSGPLCKTIEAACKLRYQKCLDAHPEGSGRYSADSQTPGKGIGATLKNLMSSFSLKKDKVSS; from the exons ATGGTCACGATGGGACTGAAAGGAACCAACATTTTCATAG AAAATGGTCTTTTGAGTTACGAAAACCCCAACTATCATATGGATCCTCAGCGAATGGAACGCAATTCTCATCTGTACGAGGAAATCATTTCTGAATTGCAGCAGCAGGGTACACTACGACCGATTGCGGGCGTACAGAATGGTTCGCAAATGATCGGCAACAACCGCAAGGGTTACGGAATGCTTGACCTTGGCACAATGGGCGTAGAGCTGAAGGGCGGTGCAGACGAAAG TTCCccgaaggaaaagaaaacgttGCTTAGCGACACGTCTCCGAACGAGTCGAAAACGCAGAAAGATCAGGAACCGGAGCATGGCGAAAAAACGCAAGAGATTCAACACATTCCCGGCACGCTCAATTCGGACGACCTGTACGCGTTGCCGAACAAGCGGAAACAGACCGAGGTAGGGGAAGTGCCACCGGAAGAGGACGACGCTGACGACGACGAGCCGGACGGAGACGGTGCGAGGGATGGCGAGGAGAAAGGAAAGCGGGAAGATATCGACGCAATCGAAGACAaggacaaaacaaacgatctACCACCGGGCTGGGAGAAACACGAGG ACAATGGAGGTGCTTACTACTGGCATATCAAATCTGGCACCATCCAGCGCGAACCGCCTGTGTGGCCAAAGGACGCTAGCAGTCGTGAATTGAAGACACCCAGCATTCCCATACCGCGAAGTATACAGAATTCCTCCTTCACCCAGGCCTTGAACAATCTGTACGGCAATCCGAAGGAAGGCAATGGCGCTAGTGGCAACAGCAAATCCGCCCTCTACGACAGTATGACGTCCTCCGTCACCAGAAGTAGCACCAGCTCGGCATTGGATCAGGAAGACGAGCGACGCCGCCGGGAGGATGTGGCGTTGAA GCGACGAAGCTTCCCTCTCAAATCTGATACAGATCGACCAATTCGGTTTGCGGTGCGTTCGCTTGGTTGGGTCGAGATTGCGGAAGAAGATTTAACACCGGAACGCTCATCCAAAGCCGTTAATAAATGCATCGTTGATCTGTCCTTAGGGCGCAACGATATGCTCGACGTAGTGGGGCGCTGGGGTGAT GGTAAAGATTTGTTCATGGACCTTGACGAAGGCGCACTGAAGTTGATAGATCCGGAAAATTTGACAATATTAAACTCACAGCCAATTCACACGATACGCGTATGGGGTGTCGGACGTGATAATGGCCG TGAAAG GGATTTTGCGTATGTTGCGCGTGATCGTCTCACCAGAATACACATGTGTCACGTGTTTCGCTGTGAAACTGCTGCCAGGACGATTGCAAATACGCTCAG AGATATTTGTAAGCGAATAATGATCGAACGTTCCCTCCAACTCGATGCAAATGGATCCAACATGAACAGCACACGGTGCGCTATACGTCCCACGGATCTACCGACTGAAAACCGACGCTGGATACGACACC CACAATCATTCCCTACTCCAATGGAAGAACCGAAGAAAGTATTACGGGCACAGTACGTTGGCTGTGTGGAAGTAAACCAACCGACCGGAATGGAGGTGCTGAATGATGCCATCGATAAACTGACTTCCTGCACGCTACCAGAAAACTGGGACTCTGTAAATGTCGCAGTAGCTCCTAGTATGATTAGCGTCAACTCTTCG GATCCTGATGGACGCTTGCTTAGCGAATGTCGTGTACGGTACTTAAGCTTCTTGGGTATTGGTAAAAATGTGCAGCAGTGCGCATTCATCATGCACACTGCACAGGATAAGTTTGTAGCACATGTATTTTACTGTGAACCAACAAGCGGACCACTTTGCAAAACGATAGAAGCCGCTTGTAAG TTGCGTTACCAAAAATGTTTGGATGCTCACCCTGAAGGCAGCGGCCGTTACTCAGCCGATTCGCAAACGCCAGGAAAGGGAATTGGTGCGACTTTAAAAAACTTGATGAGCTCGTTCTCGCTTAAAAAGGATAAGGTCAGTTCCTGA
- the LOC120900193 gene encoding thymidylate synthase has translation MEGENGNVVNKDNGNEEEQAYLQLIRDIINKGSKRLDRTGVGTLSIFGAQMRFSLRDGIIPLLTTKKVFFRGVAEELLWFIKGSTNVKDLQAKGVRIWDGNSTREYLDLCGFTDREEGDLGPVYGFQWRHFGATYKTCHDDYTGQGIDQLAEVIEKIKNNPYDRRIIMCAWNPSDIPNMALPPCHCLAQFFVSDGELSCQMYQRSADVGLGVPFNIASYSLLTHMIAHVTGLKAGEFIHTTGDTHIYLNHVDGLREQIERTPTKFPTLVFKRKVESIDDFTYDDFEIMNYNPQSAIKMKMAV, from the exons ATGGAAGGCGAAAACGGAAATGTCGTCAATAAAGACAATGGCAATGAAGAGGAACAAGCATATTTGCAGTTAATTCGTGACATTATCAATAAAGGAAGCAAACGCCTCGACCGCACGGGTGTTGGTACCTTGTCGATATTTGGAGCCCAGATGCGATTTAGTCTACGAGACGGGATCATACCGTTGTTAACAACGAAAAAGGTATTTTTTAGAGGAGTGGCCGAAGAACTACTTTGGTTTATCAAGGGCTCGACGAATGTCAAAGATTTGCAAGCAAAGGGAGTACGCATTTGGGATGGTAACAGCACTCGAGAGTATCTGGATTTGTGCGGCTTCACCGATCGTGAGGAAG GGGATTTGGGCCCGGTATATGGGTTTCAGTGGCGCCACTTTGGTGCCACCTACAAAACATGCCACGACGATTACACAGGTCAGGGAATAGATCAGCTGGCTGAAGTGATCGAAAAAATTAAGAACAATCCCTACGATCGTCGAATCATCATGTGCGCTTGGAATCCTTCTGATATTCCTAACATGGCACTACCGCCATGCCACTGCTTGGCACAGTTTTTCGTTAGTGATGGAGAGCTGTCGTGTCAGATGTATCAACGTTCGGCTGACGTAGGTCTGGGCGTGCCCTTTAACATTGCCAGCTACTCCTTGCTGACCCACATGATCGCGCATGTCACCGGACTAAAG GCAGGAGAGTTTATCCATACCACCGGCGACACTCACATTTATTTGAATCACGTCGATGGCTTGCGTGAGCAAATAGAAAGGACGCCCACAAAATTCCCAACACTCGTTTTTAAACGAAAGGTAGAATCAATTGACGATTTTACCTATGACGATTTTGAAATCATGAATTACAACCCCCAGTCTGCGATAAAAATGAAGATGGCAGTTTAA
- the LOC120900192 gene encoding protein Fe65 homolog isoform X4 codes for MDPQRMERNSHLYEEIISELQQQGTLRPIAGVQNGSQMIGNNRKGYGMLDLGTMGVELKGGADESSPKEKKTLLSDTSPNESKTQKDQEPEHGEKTQEIQHIPGTLNSDDLYALPNKRKQTEVGEVPPEEDDADDDEPDGDGARDGEEKGKREDIDAIEDKDKTNDLPPGWEKHEDNGGAYYWHIKSGTIQREPPVWPKDASSRELKTPSIPIPRSIQNSSFTQALNNLYGNPKEGNGASGNSKSALYDSMTSSVTRSSTSSALDQEDERRRREDVALKRRSFPLKSDTDRPIRFAVRSLGWVEIAEEDLTPERSSKAVNKCIVDLSLGRNDMLDVVGRWGDGKDLFMDLDEGALKLIDPENLTILNSQPIHTIRVWGVGRDNGRERDFAYVARDRLTRIHMCHVFRCETAARTIANTLRDICKRIMIERSLQLDANGSNMNSTRCAIRPTDLPTENRRWIRHPQSFPTPMEEPKKVLRAQYVGCVEVNQPTGMEVLNDAIDKLTSCTLPENWDSVNVAVAPSMISVNSSDPDGRLLSECRVRYLSFLGIGKNVQQCAFIMHTAQDKFVAHVFYCEPTSGPLCKTIEAACKLRYQKCLDAHPEGSGRYSADSQTPGKGIGATLKNLMSSFSLKKDKVSS; via the exons ATGGATCCTCAGCGAATGGAACGCAATTCTCATCTGTACGAGGAAATCATTTCTGAATTGCAGCAGCAGGGTACACTACGACCGATTGCGGGCGTACAGAATGGTTCGCAAATGATCGGCAACAACCGCAAGGGTTACGGAATGCTTGACCTTGGCACAATGGGCGTAGAGCTGAAGGGCGGTGCAGACGAAAG TTCCccgaaggaaaagaaaacgttGCTTAGCGACACGTCTCCGAACGAGTCGAAAACGCAGAAAGATCAGGAACCGGAGCATGGCGAAAAAACGCAAGAGATTCAACACATTCCCGGCACGCTCAATTCGGACGACCTGTACGCGTTGCCGAACAAGCGGAAACAGACCGAGGTAGGGGAAGTGCCACCGGAAGAGGACGACGCTGACGACGACGAGCCGGACGGAGACGGTGCGAGGGATGGCGAGGAGAAAGGAAAGCGGGAAGATATCGACGCAATCGAAGACAaggacaaaacaaacgatctACCACCGGGCTGGGAGAAACACGAGG ACAATGGAGGTGCTTACTACTGGCATATCAAATCTGGCACCATCCAGCGCGAACCGCCTGTGTGGCCAAAGGACGCTAGCAGTCGTGAATTGAAGACACCCAGCATTCCCATACCGCGAAGTATACAGAATTCCTCCTTCACCCAGGCCTTGAACAATCTGTACGGCAATCCGAAGGAAGGCAATGGCGCTAGTGGCAACAGCAAATCCGCCCTCTACGACAGTATGACGTCCTCCGTCACCAGAAGTAGCACCAGCTCGGCATTGGATCAGGAAGACGAGCGACGCCGCCGGGAGGATGTGGCGTTGAA GCGACGAAGCTTCCCTCTCAAATCTGATACAGATCGACCAATTCGGTTTGCGGTGCGTTCGCTTGGTTGGGTCGAGATTGCGGAAGAAGATTTAACACCGGAACGCTCATCCAAAGCCGTTAATAAATGCATCGTTGATCTGTCCTTAGGGCGCAACGATATGCTCGACGTAGTGGGGCGCTGGGGTGAT GGTAAAGATTTGTTCATGGACCTTGACGAAGGCGCACTGAAGTTGATAGATCCGGAAAATTTGACAATATTAAACTCACAGCCAATTCACACGATACGCGTATGGGGTGTCGGACGTGATAATGGCCG TGAAAG GGATTTTGCGTATGTTGCGCGTGATCGTCTCACCAGAATACACATGTGTCACGTGTTTCGCTGTGAAACTGCTGCCAGGACGATTGCAAATACGCTCAG AGATATTTGTAAGCGAATAATGATCGAACGTTCCCTCCAACTCGATGCAAATGGATCCAACATGAACAGCACACGGTGCGCTATACGTCCCACGGATCTACCGACTGAAAACCGACGCTGGATACGACACC CACAATCATTCCCTACTCCAATGGAAGAACCGAAGAAAGTATTACGGGCACAGTACGTTGGCTGTGTGGAAGTAAACCAACCGACCGGAATGGAGGTGCTGAATGATGCCATCGATAAACTGACTTCCTGCACGCTACCAGAAAACTGGGACTCTGTAAATGTCGCAGTAGCTCCTAGTATGATTAGCGTCAACTCTTCG GATCCTGATGGACGCTTGCTTAGCGAATGTCGTGTACGGTACTTAAGCTTCTTGGGTATTGGTAAAAATGTGCAGCAGTGCGCATTCATCATGCACACTGCACAGGATAAGTTTGTAGCACATGTATTTTACTGTGAACCAACAAGCGGACCACTTTGCAAAACGATAGAAGCCGCTTGTAAG TTGCGTTACCAAAAATGTTTGGATGCTCACCCTGAAGGCAGCGGCCGTTACTCAGCCGATTCGCAAACGCCAGGAAAGGGAATTGGTGCGACTTTAAAAAACTTGATGAGCTCGTTCTCGCTTAAAAAGGATAAGGTCAGTTCCTGA